The DNA region ttagcctgagagtattttgaacaattttgaaactaatgtacaaaacattaaaaaaaaaaaaaaaagggaggggggtgcatcaataatcgttttataatcgaatcggagcctctgaatcgtaatctaatcgttaggtgcccaaagattcccagctctaattgaCACAATGGCTGCCACTAATTAATCTTTAGTTTTTCTCCCCTATAACACATCAgaaataggattttttttttcaattcactaAACATTCTTTCTGCTGCGATGCGATAAAAAGGTGTCGTGTAACAAATGGAAATTTTGTATCTTTCAGTTCCTCCCAGGACTTCTCCCAAAGCTCAAAGACCACCACAGTCAAGCAGAACAGTCCGCACTCCCAACACACATGCTCAGTCCACTGGTACTAAGGACTCATTTACATTATTGTTATGGAGCATAGCAAACATCATGTTCCAACacgtatttttttgtgtgcagcTGCTCGCTCGCCAAAATCAGGCTCTTCCCAGGACACGCCTTATCTGGACACGTCGTCCATCTCCTTGCCCGCGCACAAGACGTCAGGCCCCGCCCCTCTCTTCCCTGTGGACGGTAAGGTCAACCCTCTCAACTCCtggtaattttttccattcattgccaatccattttgacaacgAGGGGCAAATTAACGaatcagtccaaatggattggacgtctagtgtattattattttttttttttaatttggtttttattaccattttatttttaaaaataatattttaaaaaatcattcataCTAAAGTTGAGCTTTTTATATAACTGTATATTCTGGACTTTTAGTCATACTTTTTCATAATTTGTGATTTGGTGAATATGGCTTTCAATGGCAGTGAGTGAGTTAATACTTTTAAGTTTTAAATAGAAGTGTTCTGAAACGAGTCGGCGAATGACGGCCTAATGAAGTGGCACAACTCATTAGTTTGTCATTTGTGTGTTCAGTGAATGAGATCCTCTGCGCCGCTGCTAAAGTACGCTGTGCCGACAGTCCCAGCGGCACAGAGGAAAGCAAGAGCGGCAAAGGTGAGAACGTTAAGTTGGAACACGGTAGCCGCTCTCATGAATGCGGGTTTTCATTATTCGCTGCTTCGCCGTCAGCCCCTTCGGTTCAACAAAGGTCACAAATTGAGGAGCTACGAAAGTTCGGGAAAGAGTTTAGGGTGAGTGTTTACATCGGAGTTCAATTGTGCACTGAAAATTGTGACCCTTTATAATTCtttaaattaatatattttattttttagctcCAGCCGAGTGGAGGCACATCCAGCGGTCCCGGCTCGCCTGCAGCAGCAACTCCCCCCGCGGTCGTTGACACGGCGCTGGCTAAACCTTCGCCGTCAGATGAAGCCAAAGCACAGCCCGCCGCACCCTCCAACCCTCAGCCTTCGCCTCTCCCATCGGACGAATCCCCCAAGGAGGCCCCCAACTCCGCTGGCGCGGAGGCCGGTTCGGGCAGGCATTCGCCAGCTGCTCCTCAGCCAGCCAGAACCCCCGGAAGTGAGGAGGGCACGTCAGACCGTGCAGAGGGTGTGGCAGAGTAAGTCGAAAAACTGTCATTAACTTTTATGTTTTTGGGAAGTCATGATTTTTAACACGTTTGTCCTCGAATATAGCCAAGTGAAGAAGTCCACCTTAAACCCCAATGCTAAAGAATTCAACCCAGGCAAACTTCAAATGCCAATGGTGAGCCTCCAAACCGTCAATAACTTCATAAATAATGTAGCTCGTATCGACAATCCCGTTCTCGCCTGCAGACCAAACCCAACACAGCACCCACCCCGCCTCGCCCCACCCCTCCGAGCCCCGTTGTCATTCAGCACCCGGGCGGGCAGGGTCCGCTCTACAACGCCCCCTACCTGTCGTATGTCTCGCAGATCCACTCAGTACAGGTACAAAAGTTATATAGTAGTTGATCAATAAATTtagaatttatttattaaaaaatatttttggaaataataacataaatattctcatttattttgaaattttaactaTCATTTCATTCACTGCCGTTGACATGAAATCCAGTTTAACTGGGAAGGCAGGCATTGAATGAtcttgtttcagtgccattgacgccgaTTCGTCATCAGTGCCAACCAATAAGTTACtttatgaaataacattaaaccCATTAGAACAATAACAAGGTTATAGATGGGATTACAATAAAGCTCTTTCATGAGTGCTTTTGGGGATTCATTCCTAATATCTTTTCCAGACCCCACAAATGTACCAGTACACGATGTCTGCAGTGGGCCAGGGAAAGTACCCTAGGACTAAAGGTAAGCTGTAGAACTTTATTTTTTGTCTGACACTGAAGTTCAATCTTATGCGGCAACTTTCTCATTCAAAACACGTCACGTTTCAGGATCTGTGGTGGCGGCACGCTCAGATCACGGCGCGTCAGCGCCGCCCATGCTCCAAGCAGCAGCGTCCGCGGCCGGCGCCCCCCTTGTTGCGTCTCCTTACCCTCAGTCCTATCTGCAGTACAGTCCGCAGCAGTACAGCCAGCAACAGGTCATACAGGCCATGTCGCCGTATCCCGGACAGGTAGGAAATGGCACTGAAGGGGTCACGTCTTGCCTTGATTCCAATTAAACTCTTGTCTTTCTTTCTAGCCCATGTACTCCATGCTGCAGGGAGGAGCTAGGATGATAGGGCAAGGCGGGGGTCCCCACCCGCAAGCCCTCGGCCCCCCTGGGGGCCCGCAGTTCCAGGCACAAGGGGAAGGGCCACAGGGACCCCAGCAGGGCATTTATGGTGAGTATCTAAACTATATTCATAAATTCCATTTTAACCGACATGGCTTGGTATTGAATGACTGTAATTGACTTAGCAGTCTAATTTAGCTAGGaggatatttactgtatttttcctttttttaaaaaatgtttttttttaatttaatatgtAGTTTGAtaaagtatattttttccatgtttgtctttcaattaaaaaacctaaaagaaaaataagtgaatTGGAGAatatttttctttagattgtttTTCCAAGTcgaacaacattaaaaaaaattcatacaCATTAACAATGAACGATTATTAACTCGTTCCGCGCCATTGGCGGCGCTATATGGCAAACCCGTTTGGACCGGGAGGCACTAGCAgcgattgaacgtctatcgccatcaatggcaaccaatgagttaatttgcaGCCGAAATAGTTTTGATTTGGGCTGTCTTTTTGTGTGCAGCGCCACAGTCCTTCTCCCACCACTCGGGGGCGGTCCACCAGCCTCAGCCGTCTAGTACCCCAACTGGAAACCAGCCCCCACCCCAGCATGCCGCACCCAGCCCCGGACAGGTGAGGGAGTGTTGAAAAATGCTAAATTCAAAATGCGTGATGAATCATCAGTCGGAGTAATGCTCTGTCTCTGCCTTCAGAGCGCGCAGTCAGGCCCGCAGCCGCAATCCCTGTATCACTCGGGTCCGCTGTCGGCGCCGACCCCACCCAACATGCCGCCCGGACACACGTCCCCGCAGGGATCCTACCCTATTCAGGGCTACAGTATCCACAGCCACCAGGGCATCCCACCTACATACCCCCTGGgacagttggcacaggtaagaACTTGTCCGTCCGGCCTTCTTTCAGACTTAACATTTTGTTCTCTTTGTCAGGCCCACGTGCAAGGAGCCATGTCGGGTCCCCACCACTCGGGGAGCCACGCTCAGCCCCAGTTAGTCATGTTACAGCCCCCACCGCAGCAAGGTCCCAGCTCGGTACCCCAGCACCCGCAACACGGACCGCAGCAGGGGACGCACCAACACTTTTACATCGGACACCCGCAAGGTACATGCAAGACTTGCTGAGCCATTCCAGAATTGGAGAACATTTTATGTCCCTGGCAAAATACATGCAGTGTCAGAGTAAATTGACATTTTCTGAGACCAAACTTTATATGAAAATAGTTCTAAAAATAGCAAATGAGTCTGGAGTGCACTCTAAAATTCCGAGCAAAACTGTTAACCGGTTATAGGGTATAGATTAAGCTTACTGGCCGCTATTGactgcgctagacatccaatccattttgactgggagtccagttaaaatggattggacgtctagtgctgtcaaaggcATTGAAAAGtgggcattcacagccagtcctcccagtttaaatgaattggatgtctatcctttttaatggcaaaaagtcatttgctctataaaaggttaaaagaatttaaacattttttagatGCATTAGTGTCTTTGCTGGCTCTTGCAGCTGTAGGAACATGATTTACTAAACTTATTTGAAATGGGACGTATTATTCATGGAACAggtgtcagtgttgttaataacggcgttactaacggtgttatttttttcagtagtgagtaattaattttctcattTTGGCAACGTCGTTACCGTtattgaggatgtaaaggcgtgcgttactacattggtttaatgacgcgagaaaagtcagagacatggaCTCGCTGAGACGAGAGACCAGAACgagagtgggaaggagggaagggagttgtcacttcgttgcaaacacgatgctcggtggctccaataatacctgactgtagccgatagcttacaaactacgcccacatgatgctacggtagatatcacatgtatattgaactagatgcgaaatgacagacacggcggcgttagcacacgtatagagaactagatgcaaaatgatactcgccggcgttggtaaacagccgccatcttaaagcagtagacttctcaggaaggctctgtcgtAGAGAACcagcctagcgaacctaagtaactttttatctaacatACTCATTAATCGGCAAAATTTTTACTTGAATCCATCTATAAATGATGAaatcgttttaaaactttcacatgtcgaaagtagacagaagggaagtaatgcaataacgggagcaactttaacggttgattcacaacaataagtgacttccaaacatagcaaaggttacggtttttttttgttttgttttgtttttttttaatggggaaaaacatgaaaggtaataccagttactttgccaagtaactaattactcttacattcagataagtgagttactaactcaatttttgggagaagtaatttgtaactgtaattacttttttaaagtaccgTAAGATTAACTACACTGCATGTGTCCCAAAAACATGAGCGCAACCCTATTACCTTTTTAACATGGAAGCACTGAATCATATATGCTAAATTTGACATTCATTTTCTAAACGAAGAATAGAGGAAATGTGTGCCCatttcaatttttcttctttttttttttaaataaaataattggcTTTCAGTTAAATTCTCATCCAACCTACTAATCAGAATAAGACATTTTTATTCACGCTTCATTCAGCTATTAGCTTTAGGCTAACATTTTCAACCCTATTACTTTATGCCAAATTCTGTAAACACTTAAGAAATTAtgtaataaaatgttaatatgTATATTGAGCTAATCAAGACTATGATGGTTTATAACAGAAAAGTCTAggctcatttttcaaaatgtcctccaattctagtgctgtcaaaattcaGGTGTAatgatttttattcttttacCCCCCAGCAATGCAGGTTCAGACGCACCCGGCATCCTTCCATCCGCCCGGAAACTAAACTCAAACATCGGCGGGACCGATCGCCAACAACCGAGCTGActgaacatacaaaaaaatagacTGACAGGACAAAAAATCTCCTCGCACCTTCTACTCCTCTTCCTTCTTCTTCTGCCTTTATTTTTCATCGGCCCCACCAAAAGAAggaactttttgttgtttttaatccaAACGGATGACGACGAATCCCACGCTCCTCTTCAACTTCTTCCTTTTGTTCCACTACGGGACAAAACGTTTCGGTCTTCCAGCGACGTCTTTTTGGACACCCGCGCCAAAAACCGGATCTTAACTGCACGACGGGAAGCATTTGTAGAGGACGGGGGATTTTTAATCTATCACTTCTTTTAACTTGACCCTGATAGTTCTAAATAAAAATCACCCTCTGACTGTTCATCTCTTccttaggtaaataaaatataaaaaaatggacaagacaaaaaaaatattaaaaacataatgaccaaaaaataaagttttcaACTTAACTACAATATGTTTTGCTGGTAATTTATTGATGTCAAATTATGGACAAGTACCGTATTTATGGActattaaatcaaaaaatagacaaagaatctttctaaaaattgtttttatattgaccaCAGTGTAGCTTTGTCACATTACTGCTTACAATACAGCAACTAAGTGAGGAAACATTAAAAATTTTCCGACTGTTCTAACAGCTTTAATGTTGTTTCATAAatttaagtcattggctgccattagtgCCAATGTATTTTGACTGACCATTCATTCGAGCCTCCCAGTCATAATGCCATAGTGCCATCAATGTTAGTGAATGACTTAATAGCAAATAttcacaatatttttcatttaactTTTTTGACCAGTTAAAATTGTAATTCTAATTCTTTAAAATTTTtacggattttaaaaaaaagcttagaaatgtgttttttttaaaggactaAAACTTGTGTTTAAATTTCGGGGGGGAAAAATGTCTCCCACTCAAacatggattgaacatctatcaccgtcaatggcactaaaatatgatcattcaatgacagccaatcctaattatcaaaaaaaaaaaagtctttgcgCCTATATCTGCCATTGCTGGTTCGCATGTGTTCGTTTTGTCGAATGATGGTGACGTATTTCACTTGACACATAGTTTGTATGTGTACGGATGCATCAGATACAAATTGGAATTGGACTGTCCATTCTGCCTGAAAATGTTAGAAAAATGGCCTGTGgtgtgaacgtagcctaagtcgcAGGTCCTAGTCAAACTatggagagagagaaaaagaaaaaaagtgctaAATAGGGGTAGAACACTGCAGATAACTAAAACTTCCACAAGGTGGAGCCCCTGAAACACCAACTCCGAATCAACATCATGTGACACTGGCGTCCTTGTTGTGACTCGTCTGTGGGTCAGTGGGACGAGCGGTCCCCTCAGGGACCAGCGCGACACCAAACGACAACTGACTCTCttgctcctgcgtcaatacgtgGCCTACTTTCCAGTCCATCAGTGCGCCAACGCGTAGAGCAGCTCACCGCTGCGCTCCAGTCGCTGGCGGTACTCCAGGCGCTCGTAGTTTCCTAAGGGGACGCTCCGGGTGCCGTGGAGGAGACCCCAGCAGCAGCAGGCGATGACTGCCGTGCTGTCACTGTCACCTGTGGGCGAGCAGAGTGTCAATGTCAGGCACTTGAACATTTTCAAGTTAATTCATTGGTTGTAATTGACAGTGATAGTTTTGCAGAATAACCTCCGTGGAAGGCCGCCCTACTCATGAGGTCCTCCCAGTTGGCGCCGGCCGACAGTAGCGCGTCCAACGCGATCATGGGCGCGTCGTGACCGCTCCTCCCGGCCCAACCTGCCAGGCTGAAGCTCTTGTACGATTGATCTCTCTCGGCAGGCCCGTAAGATTCAGGCCAATTGGCGGGACCCACCCCGTTTGAAATGCCCCTCAAATCCAGGTACCTGCACAAACATGGAAAAATACTAATATTCTGTAGTACAAGTAGTAATACTTAAGTTAGCTCAGACTGGAACAATAACAATTCGCAATCACAGTATTCAAATTAATACTACACATTGATCATGTTATTACTGTTATACAGACATTATTCAGATGCCTTATGTAATTGTCTTTAATGATTTAGAgctataaattgttaaaaaaaaaattatatttcttttCAAAATGAATTATCAATGTAATTTTAGTTGAAATTGCTCAGGGCAAAATACACGCGGGCTGGATTAATACTACACTTTGACCTAAATAGGCCCCCAGACCTCAAGTTACAAAACCATgatctaaagcaggggtgtccaaacgttttgcaaaaagggccaaatttggtgtggtaaaaatgtggggggccgaccttggctgacgtcctttatgtagaacaatatatttaagcaaattttagcaagccattctgtgtgtcacatatgctttattattttttttaattaacaaatttcaacaatctctgtTCCT from Corythoichthys intestinalis isolate RoL2023-P3 chromosome 21, ASM3026506v1, whole genome shotgun sequence includes:
- the atxn2l gene encoding ataxin-2-like protein isoform X2; the encoded protein is MANARNRANAKPPFQSSPVFEGVYNNARMLHFLTAVVGSTCDIRVKNGSMFEGIFKTLSSRCELAVDAVHKRNEEEGSTSVPPRREDITDTMIFSPSDLVTMICRDVDLNFATRDTFTDTAISSTRVNGEHKEKVLQRWEGGDSNGESYNLDADTSNGWDANEMFRYNEVKYGVTSTYDSSLSMYTVPLERGTSEVYRQREARAARLASEIESSPQYRHRVGLENDEGKSEEDKYSAVVRDGADRERGHESPRERGRDSPGAREGKYIPLPQRQREMNRDRDRAERGPGGPPSHSRLSGGYRSTPPSSSSSSPRPPLPSATGPPGGVSPSERSSPLSGRGGAYATHHPQGSPSPGPGSGPASPYTPASPGAAASHSAAPSPTSPPAPHGHAVPHSHSLPHSLSEAARPVNGVPPRTSPKAQRPPQSSRTVRTPNTHAQSTAARSPKSGSSQDTPYLDTSSISLPAHKTSGPAPLFPVDVNEILCAAAKVRCADSPSGTEESKSGKAPSVQQRSQIEELRKFGKEFRLQPSGGTSSGPGSPAAATPPAVVDTALAKPSPSDEAKAQPAAPSNPQPSPLPSDESPKEAPNSAGAEAGSGRHSPAAPQPARTPGSEEGTSDRAEGVADQVKKSTLNPNAKEFNPGKLQMPMTKPNTAPTPPRPTPPSPVVIQHPGGQGPLYNAPYLSYVSQIHSVQTPQMYQYTMSAVGQGKYPRTKGSVVAARSDHGASAPPMLQAAASAAGAPLVASPYPQSYLQYSPQQYSQQQVIQAMSPYPGQPMYSMLQGGARMIGQGGGPHPQALGPPGGPQFQAQGEGPQGPQQGIYAPQSFSHHSGAVHQPQPSSTPTGNQPPPQHAAPSPGQSAQSGPQPQSLYHSGPLSAPTPPNMPPGHTSPQGSYPIQGYSIHSHQGIPPTYPLGQLAQAHVQGAMSGPHHSGSHAQPQLVMLQPPPQQGPSSVPQHPQHGPQQGTHQHFYIGHPQAMQVQTHPASFHPPGN
- the atxn2l gene encoding ataxin-2-like protein isoform X1; amino-acid sequence: MLKQQQSNSGGRKASNGTTGPAGMSSPVSGGGGSSGNRTPAGRNRANAKPPFQSSPVFEGVYNNARMLHFLTAVVGSTCDIRVKNGSMFEGIFKTLSSRCELAVDAVHKRNEEEGSTSVPPRREDITDTMIFSPSDLVTMICRDVDLNFATRDTFTDTAISSTRVNGEHKEKVLQRWEGGDSNGESYNLDADTSNGWDANEMFRYNEVKYGVTSTYDSSLSMYTVPLERGTSEVYRQREARAARLASEIESSPQYRHRVGLENDEGKSEEDKYSAVVRDGADRERGHESPRERGRDSPGAREGKYIPLPQRQREMNRDRDRAERGPGGPPSHSRLSGGYRSTPPSSSSSSPRPPLPSATGPPGGVSPSERSSPLSGRGGAYATHHPQGSPSPGPGSGPASPYTPASPGAAASHSAAPSPTSPPAPHGHAVPHSHSLPHSLSEAARPVNGVPPRTSPKAQRPPQSSRTVRTPNTHAQSTAARSPKSGSSQDTPYLDTSSISLPAHKTSGPAPLFPVDVNEILCAAAKVRCADSPSGTEESKSGKAPSVQQRSQIEELRKFGKEFRLQPSGGTSSGPGSPAAATPPAVVDTALAKPSPSDEAKAQPAAPSNPQPSPLPSDESPKEAPNSAGAEAGSGRHSPAAPQPARTPGSEEGTSDRAEGVADQVKKSTLNPNAKEFNPGKLQMPMTKPNTAPTPPRPTPPSPVVIQHPGGQGPLYNAPYLSYVSQIHSVQTPQMYQYTMSAVGQGKYPRTKGSVVAARSDHGASAPPMLQAAASAAGAPLVASPYPQSYLQYSPQQYSQQQVIQAMSPYPGQPMYSMLQGGARMIGQGGGPHPQALGPPGGPQFQAQGEGPQGPQQGIYAPQSFSHHSGAVHQPQPSSTPTGNQPPPQHAAPSPGQSAQSGPQPQSLYHSGPLSAPTPPNMPPGHTSPQGSYPIQGYSIHSHQGIPPTYPLGQLAQAHVQGAMSGPHHSGSHAQPQLVMLQPPPQQGPSSVPQHPQHGPQQGTHQHFYIGHPQAMQVQTHPASFHPPGN